CAATCGTCATTAGCGCTGCACGGAGAACACCGTTGGGGGCCTTTATGGGGGCATTGGCGTCTGTGCCTTCGACGCTACTCGGTGCAACCGCGATATCAGCAGTTCTCAAGGATGCGGGAGTTTCAGAGAATGTGGTTGATGAAACCCTGATGGGATGCGTCTTGCCTGCCGGCCTCGGTCAAGCACCCGCGCGTCAGGCGGCACGCGCTTCCGGTCTGCCTGATTCTTGCGGTGCCACAACCATCAACAAGGTCTGCGGTTCCGGTATGAAATCGGTCATGCTTGGCCATGATCTTCTCAAGGCCGGATCAGCCGGTATCGTTGTCGCAGGCGGCATGGAATCAATGTCTCGGGCACCGTTTCTGCTTCCTGATATGCGCGGTGGGCGAAAGGCCGGCTCCTCGGAAGTCATTGATCATATGATGCGGGACGGTCTTGAGGATGCTTATGAGACCGGCAGGCCGATGGGAGCCTTTGGTGAGGCGACGGCCGAAAAGTACCAGTTCAGCCGGTCCGATCAGGACGGTTATGCTATGGAAACACTGGAACGGGCTCAATCCGCTGTTCTTAATGGTACCTTTGCGTCCGAAATCGTGCCTGTCCCGGTCCAGACGCGAAAGGCAACTATCCTGGTTGAAAAGGATGAGCGCCCCCCGCAAATCAACTCCGCCAAGATACCGGAATTGCGGGCAGCCTTTGGGGAGAATGGAACTATCACAGCAGCAAGTTCGTCCGCCAATGCAGATGGCGCGGCTGCTTTGGTGCTCACCAGCAGCGAAACGGCACATGAGCATGAAATGCCGGTCCTGGCCCATATTGTCGGTCATGCGACGCACGCCCAAGCACCGGAATGGTTCACGACAGCACCAATTCCTGCGATTCAGAAACTGATCAAACAGATCGGCTGGACGGTTGAAGACGTTGATCTTTTTGAAATCAATGAAGCTTTCTCCGTCGTTGCAATGGCCGCTGCCAAGGAACTGGGGATCCCGCGCGGCAAACTCAATGTGAACGGCGGCGCTTGTGCTCTTGGGCACCCCATTGGAGCGACCGGAGCCCGTATCGTGGTCACACTGCTGCATGCCCTGAAGGCGCGCGGACTTAAAAAAGGCATAGCGTCCCTGTGTATTGGGGGCGGCGAGGCAACCGCGATCGCAATTCAACTGGCGTAATCGCAGCGCTTCGTTTTTCAAATCCCTATTCCAAAGCTTGCCGGCAGAAACACCCGCCTATTGCGGCCGGGTGGTACGGCGAGCTTTGGCAAGATAATAGGAATACTTTCTTATGATGAGCCTTGCTCTCTTGTTGTGCCCTTTTGCGTTCACCATGGGTGCTTTTGCGTTCTCCGGCGCCTTGGTACCAATGGCTGCAAGTCTTGGTGTCACTGTCGGCGAAGCCGCGGCGCTGCAGTCCGGTTTTGCGATTGCCTGCGCGATTTGCGGTCCGGTACTTGCCAAACTGACATCATCACTTCCCCGCAAGCCACTCCTGCTGACGGTCTTGATGTTGATGACGGTCCTCAACGGTCTTTCGGCTATGGTGTCTGGGTATGGCGCGTTGATGGCCTCAAGGGTCTTGGTTGGTGGGGTTGGTGCACTCGCCTTTCCGTTGGCAACAGCGATTGCCTCAGCTGGCGCAACCGAAGACGGCAGACCGGCGGCTGTCGCCAAGGTCTATGCCGGGATACCTCTTGCCATGATCGTCGGCATTCCGGTTGGATCCGTCCTCGGGAATACCATCGGATGGCAGTCCTGTTTCGCGGCAACGGGTATTGTCTCGGCCATGGCCTTCGCGCTGGTTTTGGTGAGTGTGCCCTCCAAAATCCCTTTGCAACAGCATTCTGCCGGGTCTCGTGAGCCTGTTGGTGCGTCCATCGTGGCTCACCTCGGGATCATGCTGATTGCCTCCACGGCCTTGTTTACACTGGTGGGGCTGCTGGGACCAATTATCCGCGCGCTGACCGGGTTTTCAGGACCTGGGATTGCTGTGCTTCAAGTCATTGCCGGGCTGAGCAGTCTTGCCGGGATCAGGCTCGGGGTGAAATACGCGATGGGGCAAAACCGATCGTTGCTTGCAGTCCTGTTCTTGGTCTTGGCTGTTTCACTGGCCGTTGTCGTTCCATCGCTTGGACTTCAACATGCCGGCAGTATCGGACTGGGAACGATCTTCGTGAGTGTGGTCCTTGGGCCTGTTGCCCAGTTTGCCATTGGGGCGACTGTTCAAGCCCGGCTTGCCACCTTGACCGGGTCGTCGGCGACCTTTGTTTTCGCGCTGAATGCATCCATGGTTTACTTTGGTCAGGGCCTTGGAATTGCGCTCGGCGCTGCCGCATTGGATCTCTCAGGAATAGCATCCGCTCCGGCCATAGGAACCGCGATTGCGTTGACCGGCTGCCTGTTCGCCGTATGGCTCGGACACTTCACCAAAAACAATTTTCAAACAGCAAGAGGATAAAATGTCTCCAGTTAACAACGAAGCCAGGTTGGCCGCCTTTGAGGCCCGGGTCAGCCATCATTTCGCCGACAATAACGGCACCAAGATCCATTTTGCCAGCGCAGGCGAGGGGCCGTTGGTTGTGTTTATACATGGGTTCCCTGATCATTGGCTCACCTGGTGGCAACAGATGGATGTATTGTCAAAGACCCACCGCACCGTTGCAATGGACCTTCGGGGTTTCAATCTCTCCGATCATCCGGAAGATCCATCTGCCTACAAACCGGAAACCCTGGCCTCAGATGTCTGTGCCGTGATTGATGCCTGCGGAGAACGCGACGCTGTCGTAATCGGTCATGACTGGGGCGGCTTTGTCGCCTGGCAAACGGCGATGCTGTTTCCAGAGCGGGTGCAGCGCCTCGGGATCGTCAATCTGCCGCATCCCTGGGCCATAGCACGCGAACTTGCGAACAATCCGGATCAACAAAAGGCCAGTGGGTATGCGCGGGTGTTTCAGCAGCCGGGCTCTGAATCCAAACTAGATTTCGATCGGCTCTCTACCTGGATCCATGATCCGGCGTTCCGCACCCGCCATATGGCAGCGATGGAGAGGTCCAATCGCACAGGTATGCTCAACTATTACCGGGTGTGTTTTCCTGTCGAGCCTTACACCGAACGCACCGAGACGCCGCCGCAAATCAAAATGCCGGTTCTCGTCGTTCATGGGACCGAAGACCCTTATGTCCTGACGGCCGGCCATAACAACCTTTGGGAGTACGTGGAGGGCAGTTTGACCATTCGGGCCTGGTCCCGTGTCAGCCATTTTGTTCAACATGATGCCCCAGACCGGCTGACTGCGGCATTGAGGAGCTGGATCGGCGAAACGATCTAGGAGCGCGAGTACTTCGGTGATCTTACATGGGCGTGTTTGTTGACATGGTGCGCCACGCTTTTATCCTGATCCGAGCGGTGATTGGGGATCATCATGACGACCATAAATCATCATATCATCGACCGCGGCGACGGCGCCGCGGTGGAACTGTTTCAGGCGCATCCGATTGGAAGCGGAGAGCCGGCCGGTGCGATATTGTTCGTGCATGGCAACCAGGGTGGTCAATTGACCGGCGCCCGCGAACTAGTGGACCGGGGAACCTTAAGCACGTTTGCCGTTGCCATGAACGTCACAGCAGCAGCTGTGTCTCAACCCGGTTTTGGGGCTTCTGATGGTCCATGTGATTTTTGTGGTCCCAACACCCAAGACGCGATCATCGCGGCATTAAACGCGTTGAAAAATCAACCGTCTATCGACCCGGGGCGCATTGTTCTTTACGGCCACAGCCGGGGCGCTGTGGCAGCCGGTATGGTTGCTGCCCGGTATGACGGCTTGCGGGCTGTGATCCTCTCAAGTGGCGTGTATGATTTGAACGCGTTTCATATGGACTGTGCGGATGGCCTGCGAATAGCTATTGAGACGGAGGCTGGGCAGTCAGCTCAAGCGTTCCATGCCCGTTCAGCTCTGTTTCATGCCGACAAAATCACCACTGAAACTTTGCTGTTGCATGGCCGCCATGATGATCGGGCTCTTGTTGAACAAGCCGAAGCATTCTCGGTCGCGCTTGAAAACTCAGGCGGGAAGGTGGCATTGGAAGTTCTCGAGTGCGGCCACCGGCTGCCCGCGAAAACCCTTAAGGACGTTGTCGAGCCTTTTCTCAAGGAAGTTCTTTCTGCCAAACATTTGATGCACTAGATCACGCACAAAATACGCCACCAACAAACGTCCGGGAGCGACGTTTTTCGCCACTCATCTAGCGTCAGGCGTCGTTGAATTGTTTCGCGTGGTTGATGCTGATTTCTTGCGCAATTTTCGCTGCCCTAGCAATCAACTCGTTGCGGGGTACTCCAACATAAGTTGCAGTGAACACAAGTGGGCTTGGTTGCCATCCCGGATCGAATGATGCAATCCGGCCTTCGGCTACAAGACGGCGGCCCAGGACACTGGGCAGGATGCCAACGCCAATCCCGGACGCAACCATTTCAAACCCGGTCGACAGGGAGTTCGTTGGGAAAACTTGCGTCGAGATGCCGTAAAGATCTCGTAGTTTTTGAACGAGTTCGCGGTAGGGGCGGGAGCTGCGGTTGTAGGTAATGACCGGCACTTGGGAGAGGTCCGGCTCTTCAAGATCCAATGGCCTATACCAGCCGAGATCAAAGGGCGGAAGCGGCAAGTTGTCGGTGCTGTACTCGGAAATTGGCCCCATCAGGATGGTAAGATCGAGCGCCCGATCGAGCAGCATCTCCCGAAGGTTGAACGATGTATCGACCGTGACCTCGATGTTGAGCCGCTGAAACGTCGTGTGAAGCGCTGCGAGAAAGTCCGGCAACCAGGTCTGAGCGATGGTCTCTGCAACGCCCAGGCGGAGCAGGGAACTGATGCTGTCATCGGACATGACATCGCCCTTGATACGCTCCGTGATTGCCATGATCTGTTCCGCATAATCCCGAAGAACCACGCCCTTTGCGGTCAGCGAAACGCCGGTTGTTTCGCGGCTGAAGAGACGCGTGCCGAGATAGTCCTCCAGGCTGGAAATACGGGCAGAAATGGCCGGCTGTGAGATGTTCATCTGTTCGGCGGCCTTGCGAACACCACCCATACGCGCAACCGCCAAAAAAGCTCTAAGCTGTTCAAGTGTCATGCCAAAGAAGTCCAACTTCGTGAGTGATCAGAATTATGGATCACTTTCTGCAAAAAAACACGATTTGACTTGATAATGTATCCGCTGCAGCCTTTTGCCAACAAGGAATTGGGCAACCGATGCAGCAAGATCTCACAAAGTTTTCTGAATTGGCCGGTGCGGACATGGGGCAGGTTCGCGCCGCGATCCGCTCAGGCCGGTACTCGGGGCACACGGCCGGGCTGGCACACGGAAAACTCCAGTGCAACCTTGCGATCCTCCCGGGTGAATATGCAGATTCTTTTCATGAGTTCTGCCGGCTCAACCCAAAGGCTTGCCCGCTTGCCGGTGTCTCAAACCCAGGCGAACCTGTGATTGTTGAGCTCGGCGCAGAAGTTGATATCCGCACAGATGCCGCCCGCTACAATATCTACCGGCATGGCAAACTTGACCAGCAAGTGTCCGATCTGAACGCCTGCTGGCAAGACGACCTGGTGTCCTTTGCAATAGGGTGTTCATTTACCTTCGAGAACGCTCTGAGGCTTGCCGGCGTTCCAATGCGCCATATCGATCTTGACCGAACGGTCCCAATGTACCGTACATCTATCGAGACGCATAAAAGCGGCCCGTTTGGCGGCGGGATGGTGGTTTCGATGCGGCCCATTGCGAAAGAGCGGATCGATGAAGTCTATGAAATCTGCCGCAAATATCCATTGGCACATGGTGCGCCGGTGCATGTCGGCAATCCTGCCGAGATCGGCATTTTGACCATCGATGCCCCGGATTGGGGGAACCCGGTTCCCATTGAGGATGGGGAAGTGCCGGTGTTTTGGGCCTGTGGGGTTACGCCGCAAGTTGCCATCATGACGGCGAAACCACCCTTATCGATCACTCATGCTCCAGGGGCCATGCTGATCGCCGATGTCAGTGAACAAACGGCCCCGCTTTACACTTACAACGACAACTAAAAAACCAACCGCACCAGAGGAACTAGAGATATGAAAAAACTCACGATCTTATCCGCCGTCTCCGCAATCGCGCTCTCCATGGGCACCACGGCCCAAGCCGAAGAACTTGCAGTTGTCGGCAGCTGGAGCGGCCTGCCGCTGCACAAGCAGTTCGAAGCCCCTTTCTGGAACGACAAACTGGGGGAAGTCTCCGGCGGCGAGCTGTCCGCTTCATTGACCACACATGACCAGATGGGCATTTCCGGCGGCGATGTTTATCGCATGATGTCGCAAGGCGTTTTTGATGTCGGCATGACTGTTGCCGACTATGCAGTTTCAGACAGCGTAGCGCTCGAGGCCTTGGACGTTCCGATGATTGCAACTGACGCTGACACTGCAAAAAAGGCGGTCGATGCGGCCCGGCCGATGGTCGATGACATCTACAGGGACGTCTTCAACGCCAAGGTCCTCGGCATTGCGCCGTACCCGCCTCAAGTTGTTTTCTGCAACGCCGAAATCAACTCCCTGGATGACCTTCAGGGCAAGAAAGTGCGCGCGTCCGGCCGGATGACCGCAAAGTTCTTGGAAGCTCTTGGCGCAGAGGGCGTCAACATCGGGTTTGGTGAGGTTCCGGGCGCGTTGCAGCGCGGCGTGGTGGATTGCGCCATTACCGGCGCCGGATCAGGTTACAATGCCGGCTGGTGGGAAGTCTCCACACATCTTCTGCCGATCCCGCTGGGGGGATGGGATCCGGTTGTGACCGCGATCAATCTCGACAAATGGAACACCCTGAGCGATGTACAGAAAGCAGCGCTTGAGAAAGGCGTGAAAGAGAACCTCGAAGACCCGGCGTGGGAAGTTGCTCAAAATGCACTCAATAATGACATCGCCTGCCTCACCGGCAACGGCGAGTGTCCTTATGGCGATGCGCGCGGCCTTGTGCTGGTTGAAGCCACAGACGAAGATCAGGCCAAGGCGAAAGCGGTTCTGATTTCTGAAGTGTTGCCGGACTGGGCTGAACGGGCAGGCGGAGACTGGGCACAGCGCTGGAGCGACAGCGTCGGCAAAGTCACCGGCGTTTCCCTGGAAGCGAAGTAAGGATCTTTCCATGACCTCCTTGGTTCACCTCTTGCGGCGCTTAAACGACCGCGTTGCGATGGGCGTCGGCATTATGCTGCTGGTCTGTGTGGCCTTCACGCTCGTCGAGATCATCACCCGGAAGCTGGGGGCGGGCCTTGGAGGCGTGGACGAGATCTCCGGTTACGTTATGGCTGTCACGACCGCGTGGGGCATCAGTTACGCATTGACGGAGCAGGCGCATGTGCGCATCGACTTGCTGCGTCAGCGTCTTGTCCCGTTCGGCCGTGCGGTCTTTGACGTCATCTCCATGGCATGCCTGGCCGGCACGGCGATTGTGGTTGCCTGGCGCGGGTGGAGCGTTTTGGAAAAGACGCTCTCCACCGGCGCGCGGGCAAACACGCCGCTGGAAACGCCGCTTTGGATTCCGCAAACGCTTTGGTGGCTCGGCTGGGTCTGGTTTGCGATGTCCGCCACCATCCTTCTGGTCTCCGTCGCAGTCCGGTTCGCAACGTCAGATTACAAGTCCGTCGATCAAATCGCCGGTGCCCGGGGGGAAGCATGATTGCGTTCACGTCTTTCGGGCTCCTTGGCCTGCTTGCGCTGTCCATCCCGGTCGGCATCGTCCTTTTCCTGCTGGCTTTCGGCATCGATACGTTTTTCAGCCCGTTTCCGCTGATGCGCGGCCTGGGGCAGGTGGTTTGGTCGTCTTCAAACAGCGCGACCCTAATCGCCATTCCGCTCTTTGTGCTTCTCGGTGAAATACTGGTTCGCAGCGGCGTTGCACGCCGAACCTATTCCGCACTGGAAAAATGGGTTGCCTGGATGCCGGGCGGTCTGATCCACGCGAACATTGCCACGTCGACCATGTTCTCAGCGACTTCGGGGTCTTCCGTAGCAACCGCGGCAACGGTTGCGACAGTCGCAATGCCGCAAGCCAAGGAGCTGGGGTACAATCAGAAGCTCTTTTCGGGGGCCATCGCGGCTGGTGGCACGCTCGGGATCATGATCCCTCCGTCGATTAACCTGATCGTTTATGGCTTTCTGACGGAAAGTTCCATCCCGCAGTTGTTTCTTGCCGGACTTATTCCAGGCCTCGCATTGGCGGGTCTGTTTATGCTGATCACAGTGCTCTTGTGCATCTTCAAGCCGTCACTGGGCGGTCCGAAACGGCCCAGTTCACTGGCTGAAAAGCTCTCGGGGCTTGGCGATCTTCTCCCGATCCTCGGTTTGTTTGCCGCAATCATCGGGTCGATCTATGCCGGGTGGGCAACACCGACGGAAGCCGCAACTGTTGGGGTGGCGCTAGCGCTGCTAATTGCCGCCCAGCAAAAGGCGCTCAATTGGGAGATGCTGTCCGAAGCGTTGCGCGGGGCCGTCAAGACATCGGCGATGATCATGCTGGTCGTCATCGGTGCCTATGTCCTCAATTTCGCCCTGACAGCTGCCGGTGTCAGCCGGTCCTTGCAGAATCTCTTGGGTGGATTGGGACTCGGGCCACTGGAGACGCTTCTGGTGATCATCCTCATGTACATCATTCTGGGCTTCTTCATTGAAACCCTGTCCCTGATGGTTGCGACCATTCCGATCGTTGTGCCGATTATTGTCCAGCTTGGCTACGACAAGATCTGGTTCGGCATCTTGATGATCATACTGGTGGAGATGGCGCTCATCACACCGCCGGTCGGGCTCAACCTCTATGTTGTGCAGGCTGCGCGAAAAACGGGCAGGTTCTCGGATGTGATGCTTGGCTGCATTCCCTACGCTTTGGCGATGCTTGCCATGGTCGGTCTGTTGATCCTGATGCCGCAAATTGCCTTGTTCCTTCCGTCTACACTTTGAGGAAATTCATGAAGTTCACGACAACCGAAGGCGTGCTGGAAAGCACGCCCCAGCGGCTTATTGTTGCCGGATGGACCGGCCGGAACAAAGGGGCCGTTGATCACCATATTGCTGAACTTGAAGCGATTGGTGTTCCGGCCCCATCAACTGTTCCGCTCTATTATCAATGCGCCCCGGAGCTCCTCACCCAGGCACCCCAAATTCAGGTTGTCGGCAAGGAAACGTCCGGAGAGGCTGAGCCGTTTCTTATTGGCATCAACGGCAGGATCTGGTTGGGCCTTGCCTCCGATCATACGGACCGGGCACTTGAAACCTACTCTGTGGCCCATTCCAAACAGATCGCCGCCAAACCGGTCGCCGGTGAACTCTGGCCCTTTGAAAGCGTCCGAGGCCATCCGGACGAGATTGTTCTTCAATCCTGGATCCTGGAGGAGGGGGCGTGGACCCTCTATCAGGACGGCACACTGGCTGCGATCCGTCCGCTTCGTGATTTGATGGATGGTGCAAACTTCCAGGATGGAACAGCCATGCTCTGCGGGACGCTACCGGCAATTGGCGGTGTCCGCCCGGCAGCCGATTTCAAAATGCGTATGTATGATCCAAAAACCTCCCGGGAGATAACTTGGGCCTACAGCACACTCGCTCTGGATGCGGTCGCCTGAGCGGCAATTCTTTATGACCGGAACAAGGTTCCCAACGCACTGCCTGCAGTGTTGCTGTAAATCTAAGCGGTAAAACGTTGCTGCAATGCATCCAAGGCTTGCGCAGGTTCGTATTCCGGAAAATACTTTGCCGTCGCGCTTTCCGGGAGACAGGCTCATTCGCAAGCATACCGCAGACACCGAAAACCGGATAAGGCACTTAAGAACCTTGTTCTTGTCTGACATTCACCTTGGGACCCGCGGGTGCCAGGCGGATGTTTTGCTGGATTTTCTGGCGCTGCACCACGCCGATACGATTTACCTGGTCGGCGACATCATCGATGGCTGGCGGTTGAAGCGCAAAAGATACTGGCCGGAAAGCCATCAAGCCGTGATCGATGAACTGCTGGCGCGCGGCAGGGCAGGCACCAAAATCATCTATTTGCCTGGAAATCACGACGAATTCTTGAAAGACACCCAGCCGCTTCGGTTTGGCTGTGTCGAGTTTACGGAAACCGCGGAGTTCGAGACTGCGGCCGGATACAAGTATCTCGTGCTCCATGGAGATCAGTACGATCTGATCGTGCAGAACGCAAAGTGGCTTGCCTTCTTGGGAGACCGGTTCTATGCGTTTGCCCTGTGGACAAACACATGGGTGAACATTGTCCGCCGGAAATTTGACTTGAATTACTGGTCGCTCGGGGCTTTTGCCAAACAGCATGTCAAACAGTTCGTCAACGTCATCAGCGCGTTTGAGCGTGAAGTGACCATGGATATCAAGAATCGTGGTTTGGACGGCGTTATCTGCGGTCATATTCATCATGCGACCGATCAGGAAATGAACGGCACGCGGTATTTGAACACCGGTGACTGGGTGGAAAGCTGCACGGCCATCGTTGAAAGCCATGACGGCGTTCTGGAGATCATTCGCTGGCGGGCCAGCGGCGCGCATCCTGACGCTGGAAATTCAGGCGGAAGAACGGCCTTGAAACCGGCCGGAAAACTTGAAAGAGAGCGGACCGTCGCTGCATGAAATCACTGCTTTTTGTGTCGGATGCCTGGCATCCTCAGGTCAATGGCGTCGTCCGCACCTTGGAATATACGGCTCGGGAACTGGAAAACCGCGGCATTCGCGTTGAGTACCTGACCCCGAACGGCTTCACCACAATACCGTGTCCAACCTATCCGGAAATCCGGCTGGCGCTGACCACAAGGGGCAGGGTTGGTCAGCGCATCAAGGACTTCGACTGCGACCACATTCATATTGCGACTGAAGGCCCGTTGGGACTTCTTGCGGCAAAGGTCGCTCGCAAGGAAAAACGCTCTTTTACAACAAGTTATCACACCCGGTTTCCGGAATATGTTGCGGCTCGCGTACCGCTCCCCAAAACGCCGTTCTATGCCTGGTTCCGGCGGTTTCACAATTCCGCATCCGGGTGCATGGTCGCGACGGACGAGTTGGAAACCAGCCTTCGGGACCGCAAGTTTCAAAACCTGATGCGGTGGTCCCGCGGTGTCGATACAGACATCTTCAAACCCTATGAGGGCAGTGTCCTGCCTGCCGATCTCCCGAGGCCAATTTTCATGAATGTCGGCCGGGTTTCGGTCGAAAAAAACATTTCCGCATTTCTGGATCTGGATTTGCCCGGTTCCAAGGTTGTCGTTGGGGACGGACCGCAGCTGGAAACCCTTAAGCGGGACTATCCAGATGTCCATTTTACCGGATCCAAAACCGGGGAAGATCTGGCGCGGCATTATGCCAGCGCCGATGCGTTTGTATTCCCATCCCGGACTGACACCTTCGGACTGGTGCTTTTAGAAGCCCTTGCATGCGGAGTTCCGGTTGCGGCGTATCCCGTAATGGGGCCGGTGGATGTCATCGGGGACAGCGGAGCAGGGATTTTATCTGATGATCTGCGGGAAGCTGCTTTGGCCGCGCTCGACATCCCCAGGGATGTTTGCCGCGCTACGGCCCTCAACCAAAGCTGGGCGGTCTGCACAGAGCAATTTTTACAAAATGCCGCCACAGCAGACGCTGCGCATCGTCAAAACGGATCGGTTGTTTGATCTTTGTAGTCTAGTCGACTACCCGGAAACGGACACCTTCTGAGCTGATGTATCTTTTGTCACCATTCCGCTTGAAACTGACACAGCTTGTACCTTTCGCTGGTCCTCTGGGAAAAGTCGAGCAGATCTGGTTTCCGCGAGCCCGCCAGGTTCCATCGACTGAACCAAGAAGCGCCTTGGCCGACACGACGCCGCCTGGCAAATAGCGCATCGTGACCCGCATCCCGAACCGGTGCGTGACAATCGTCCTGTTCAACATCTCGTTCTGTATTTCGCGCGCTGTGAGCGTGTTCGCGACGGCCGTTTTAGGCAGCGAACCCAAAAGCAGCAGGGCAACCAAAAGCGATCTTATCATCATGACCATTCCATCCAATGTCGTGGTGCGATTGAAAGACATGCTCTGGATACGCAAGAAGACGGTGTGCGGACCATTCAGCATAATTGGCAAGTGCGTATGTGGAGGGATCTGCATCCATTAGCACATCAGTTCAGCTACATCGTAGCAAAATACGCATAATCAATATTATGGAATATTTATTATAGCCACAGAAACAGCGGAGTTACGGTCCAACCGGACACTTTGAAACGTAAATTCTCATCGTGTGATATCGACACTGGTTTGCAGTCATCACCTCCGCATCGCACATTGAAACAAACCACGCTCAGGATCTAAGCGCAGAGAACGTCCAGGTCTGCGTCAATGATATGACGAGCGGTCTCGTAATCAAAACCAGCGCGGCACATCGCAGCGATGTCTTTTAAGCGCCGGTCATCCCGTTTAGCCTGATCACGGAACGGTCCGAACCGTCGGCGCTTTGCATAGGCGATCGCGGCTGTGCGATCTTCCGACGTATCTTCGGCAACGACAACTTCGATGATGTGTACTGGAACGCCTTTGGCCCGCAGCTGGGCTTCGATCTTTTTCTTCGACTGACCCTTGCGCCGAAGGCTCGCCAGTTTCATCTCCGCAAACCCGCGGTCATTGACCATGCCATTGCGGACGCATTTCGCGACGATCGTTTCGATGAGGTCGCGATACTCATCCGGCGGCAAATCGAGCGCATGACACGCGCGGGAAACCTTGCGCTCAAGCACTCTTCGCAAATTGGCCTCGGTACTCGCGTACCGCTCAAGATAATGAACGGCCGACCGGGTCAATCGGTCTTCTGTCGGGATCTTGTATCGCCGTTCAGCCGGCATCCGCCGCGATCCTGGGCATGGT
This window of the Roseibium alexandrii DFL-11 genome carries:
- a CDS encoding glycosyltransferase family 4 protein; amino-acid sequence: MKSLLFVSDAWHPQVNGVVRTLEYTARELENRGIRVEYLTPNGFTTIPCPTYPEIRLALTTRGRVGQRIKDFDCDHIHIATEGPLGLLAAKVARKEKRSFTTSYHTRFPEYVAARVPLPKTPFYAWFRRFHNSASGCMVATDELETSLRDRKFQNLMRWSRGVDTDIFKPYEGSVLPADLPRPIFMNVGRVSVEKNISAFLDLDLPGSKVVVGDGPQLETLKRDYPDVHFTGSKTGEDLARHYASADAFVFPSRTDTFGLVLLEALACGVPVAAYPVMGPVDVIGDSGAGILSDDLREAALAALDIPRDVCRATALNQSWAVCTEQFLQNAATADAAHRQNGSVV
- a CDS encoding DUF2848 domain-containing protein, whose translation is MKFTTTEGVLESTPQRLIVAGWTGRNKGAVDHHIAELEAIGVPAPSTVPLYYQCAPELLTQAPQIQVVGKETSGEAEPFLIGINGRIWLGLASDHTDRALETYSVAHSKQIAAKPVAGELWPFESVRGHPDEIVLQSWILEEGAWTLYQDGTLAAIRPLRDLMDGANFQDGTAMLCGTLPAIGGVRPAADFKMRMYDPKTSREITWAYSTLALDAVA
- a CDS encoding UDP-2,3-diacylglucosamine diphosphatase, which gives rise to MHPRLAQVRIPENTLPSRFPGDRLIRKHTADTENRIRHLRTLFLSDIHLGTRGCQADVLLDFLALHHADTIYLVGDIIDGWRLKRKRYWPESHQAVIDELLARGRAGTKIIYLPGNHDEFLKDTQPLRFGCVEFTETAEFETAAGYKYLVLHGDQYDLIVQNAKWLAFLGDRFYAFALWTNTWVNIVRRKFDLNYWSLGAFAKQHVKQFVNVISAFEREVTMDIKNRGLDGVICGHIHHATDQEMNGTRYLNTGDWVESCTAIVESHDGVLEIIRWRASGAHPDAGNSGGRTALKPAGKLERERTVAA
- a CDS encoding regulatory protein RecX; the encoded protein is MPAERRYKIPTEDRLTRSAVHYLERYASTEANLRRVLERKVSRACHALDLPPDEYRDLIETIVAKCVRNGMVNDRGFAEMKLASLRRKGQSKKKIEAQLRAKGVPVHIIEVVVAEDTSEDRTAAIAYAKRRRFGPFRDQAKRDDRRLKDIAAMCRAGFDYETARHIIDADLDVLCA
- a CDS encoding TRAP transporter large permease; translation: MIAFTSFGLLGLLALSIPVGIVLFLLAFGIDTFFSPFPLMRGLGQVVWSSSNSATLIAIPLFVLLGEILVRSGVARRTYSALEKWVAWMPGGLIHANIATSTMFSATSGSSVATAATVATVAMPQAKELGYNQKLFSGAIAAGGTLGIMIPPSINLIVYGFLTESSIPQLFLAGLIPGLALAGLFMLITVLLCIFKPSLGGPKRPSSLAEKLSGLGDLLPILGLFAAIIGSIYAGWATPTEAATVGVALALLIAAQQKALNWEMLSEALRGAVKTSAMIMLVVIGAYVLNFALTAAGVSRSLQNLLGGLGLGPLETLLVIILMYIILGFFIETLSLMVATIPIVVPIIVQLGYDKIWFGILMIILVEMALITPPVGLNLYVVQAARKTGRFSDVMLGCIPYALAMLAMVGLLILMPQIALFLPSTL